The sequence TTGTGAATGTGATTAGGGATGCCCACGGGAAGATTGGTATGTTTCTGTGCTCTTATTCGGTGTGTATTCCATACGGTCTCACGGAAGACATCTAGCTCTTTTTGAACCAGTGGTACCATAACAAATGCTAAAAGCAGcctaacaataaaaaaaaaggcagttaGAAAAATGTAGGACTATATGCATAACCAGGGACTTCATTAATGTTTTCCAAAGGAGGACAACTGGTTTCTTAGGCAGGTAAACGTTTTTAATTGAACTTCTTTAACAAAAAAACTGTCCTCTAAATAGTCAAACCAAACTAACCTTTCAGCTGGTCAATTTGCCTGATGCCTGGCCCTTAACAAAAGCACTGCATAACCACGGTGACTTGTTggtgttttaattattttgccaAATCAAAGGCAAATTCACAACAATCATAAATTTGTCATAAAAAATGGGGCAATGGGTTTaaaagagggcaaaattattttttaccaCTGATTTTTGACATGACTTGTAAGCTACACGAGGAagtaatgttgacattgaaAAATAGCAAATCGAGATTCAATGCTGCGTGCCTTAAGCATGAGTACCTGTCTGTATGACTATGAGGATTGTAATGGCCCTGGTCCTTCAGCCAGGATAATTGGTCTTTAAAGTACTTCTCCATTCTCTCGTGCAGTTCTTTCCACCACCTCTCTAtctaaaaaaaagtaaattgtaTGTGATGTCATGGATAGGGACATGTATCAGTAAATTATGTTTAGGATGAACGAAAGGAAATTATATTGTTTTAACCACTACAGAAAGATgttcaaagaaaattgaaaactgATATGTTAGGGCTAACCAAACATTTATTGGCTTCACACTGCAGAGATGCTACACTGTACATGCAAAATGTTTGTGACTTTTCACAAGATCACACTGGCATTTGGCCACATTTTCTACTACCCTTTGGTAGGAGAATAGGCATCATCTTCATCTCTCCAAAAATGACTAAATCTGTGTGCTTGAAAATACCCTCTCCATGCTTTCAGAAAATATACCTGTACACATTACATTAAATTTTGAGGACAAGTTCTCTTCTGAAGCACAGTCacataatttcaattttcattgaTTGGCTGTTATGAAAAGGTTTCTGAATGTGTTATTGCATTCGGGTGAACATATTGCTCACTGCCACTTTTGTGTACAAGGAGCCCGTATGGGGAAATTTCAATACAGTGGCGAAGGGGTTTCGTAGTTTGCACTGTGTGTAGTGTTGGTCATTGTTATACATACCTGATTTGAAGTTGAAGGACCATACACAACAGTATCATGTGGATCCATATCTCCATGATGCCGGCGTAGGAAGGAATGTATAGTGGCCATTGTACCTGTCTCAGTTCCCTTGTCAACTCTAATTATGGCTGATATAACTTTCGTTTGAAGTAGGTGTTCTAGATACCATCTTCCAATTAACTGTGGGTCGGAATTTGTAACCCAAACTTTTAGCCAAAGCAGCTTCCTGCTTGCAGTATCCATGCAACCATATATTGCTAAGGGGAAAGTTGAGTTCTGGTAACCCATGAGTTTGTCATGGCCATCTAAAGAGTGGACCCAGTTGGCACCCCGAGTCGTGAAGTTTCCTTTCCTTCGTTTTTTCTTAGCTCCAACACCACCACGCGCTTCGAGTCCTTCTGCATCCAGTTCGTACATAACATCATAAACTTTGTCTCTCGTGACATTAAGCCCATATTCTTGTCTGATCTTTTTATGCATTGCTCGGTAACCTAAGAGCTGACCGGATCCTTTCAACTCGTTCTCGACAGCCTGCGTAACATCATCAATCCCAACGCTATTGCTATTGTAGTAAATTTCGAAGTGACGAAGCCTCCTATCAAGGCTCCGGATGCTCCACGGGTATTGTGGAAAATCGCGTGTCAAAAAATCCAACATTTCTGATCTTTGCAAACTTTGCTGCACATATCGAGACATTGCTTCCTTAAGCTTATCATCGTGGACCCAAGTTGCCATACGaccgtccgccattttgaaagattGGTGCACGTATGTAAGGCGTGATGGGAAGATTAAATCTCGCAAGGTACGCTGGTACTGGCAGCGCTCGGCCATGCGAAAATTGATTTCACTTAGCGATTGAAAGTGaatgtaaatttttgttatggccGAGCGCTGCCActaatattgtttttcattttatttgcactttgaatttcatttgacaTTGATTTTATATTTCAATTTGAACTGCATTTCCATTTTAGTTTAACTTCAAAGTAAAGTGGTTTTATATTTCAAATTCAAGGTACTTTTATATCATTTtacttttaaatttcatttcatttgactTCGTGTTTTACAATAGTTTTGATTTATTTCCGATTGAAACTAACATTTATTACacaaaaaatgtgattttttttgttggcAGTTCTCGGCCACCATAGAAGTGCTTTCGTCAACTTGAGCGAAATTGCGCGTCCATTTGCTCATGGTGTATTCAACCAATAtgaccaggagggagggagcgtctctattgttttcccctattcgcccacggtcaactcatcactaccagtgtgacgtcacatagcaacaggtcaaagcttagcttggcttggttagtttagcgtgaagaagccattgatgtagaacaaagaaaggacaaatactggcttttattcactggttatttagtaatttgtagtaggtgtgtacgctttattgtatatattgtgtgtctgtaacagcatttttttgttttgtacgcgggtttgtcgtaaattttattgaaatccgcttcgagtgagtggcgttggcgccattttgaactccggactagtgtagtccacccaaatcgaccgcggttttttcctttaaattctcgcaaaatcagcctcaaaaaaggaggtttaaatccttgataatagtcgattacaacaaaagttgatttgtgttgatgtagttagccattttgctcatcaatccttttagaggtgaagatactgttttgaatcatttgcgtttcgattttcatggtttggtgagactcctacagggtctccgtttacattttctgccgtcttcgactgcttgccgcaaaattttattgcatttcttttattgtctgtgttttaaattttgttgtgcatttacattttgtttgttagttgtctgtttgtgcctaaattttttggcttttttgaattcatttttgtcagtgcagtgctgtaaattgcgttgtcttcttgactgtttggggtaaattttcctggcttttacattgctaccgtttcaaattttccttccttgtctgttgactgcttgtgcttagagtttgttggtttgtccctctgtcggtcaaaataatttgcttgccttgctgcctataagtcatctgttgttgacacttttactgtttattgccttttttccctatattgacttgtggctttttgtgaataaattttgtctggaaattgttgttgcttattgttagtatatgaatgggcttggttttcaaaaagagatttttcttttttgtttaaatttatcaattaatttagtgtaatttaaaagcataagaaaaacaaaaaacaaagcaaaaaatacaaaacaaaacaaaaaattaattaagtgaaaaagtatatagtgagcatttagtttaaaaagaaggaataatttaaataatattaagaaggaaaagtattcagtgagagaggatataagaagtacattatttagtttaataattatagtaagaagaaaacatgacaaataaaaatatgggattatgtatatatttggtattaaatgggctttttgctatatgacttatattttgacatagcttggcctttaagtcctcacaatcattatatcgttgaggttgtaatggctattctgcttgtttattgtctttgcagtgatttcattaattttccgtggcctttcaaaactttcaaaattgctgcaacagtacaatgacagtgcctataacctttgaatcagattgtaacactgaaacttatactgaggctaaagagagggaacactccagaaaacatgagcaagccacatgtctacctataactttaatagatggtgctatgatcaatttaataaaaacacagaaaaacacacatggagaataccttgaagaaatgaaaaccttcaagtgaattgatttaacacctaatacacactagcgaggtacccagcaaaagacaaaaagttgggaaaacagaactaaattatgacacagatgacattaactttgggaaaactggtgaaagctttgttttcaaggaatcaaaaagtaaatcctttaaagaattgattaaaagcttgactccagcacatgacagtagtgagagtgatcatgatttcgacaaagcatttcagcctttaattattgatagtaatatgttcttgggtgacacttggtgaaccgacagaaagtgaaaaacaagtaatgcaggccaaatcttatatttctgattcatttgattactcacatgattttcaaaattatgataaaaaacacatgatcttcaggaatatagggaatttgacagatcactcacaccaaaaatgggctatagtaatgatcatcttgaacaagtaagaagtttcattttgaaaaatggatttcaagaaccaataataattatctcatgtgatcttgaaagtggaaatgcctatactactgaaggcaaccattgtctctgggtggcccacaaggaaggtataccatccataccatgctgtgtaattcctcactagttgtccctaaatggttctatatacaaagcttgatattgattttttcactttaaagcccagggaaacaattcttcctgaaaatttaggattaacttttgcaaagaccggtttcagttaaataaaacaataactattaggataataattagtaaattgtttgtaatgatacaatgataacaaatacagctttatataatatgcatttgttcttttttttggaggggaaggagtttcaaatcaagatttttttaaaataattatttactttttcacaagagctgccatcaaatctgtggcacccctgatcagcaagttataaaggaatattgcattggactgaagacctaatctagatcatgcaaagttaaccctctaaatctcagtctaacagtatgtatagctggcacatatcatggacctctgtgtataattataagctgggtacagttgcagactgaattaagttccattcaagaaaataatgatcactgacggttattcatacacaaaacatacatattaggtctgctgttattagcgataagacggcaaattccaaaaactaccactgatgatcactattaccaatctgttgcagcaatgactcgttgtaagctcgtagccttaaagttcctttccacgctttcatacgttgaattgacttcagagggattgatgagacgaaccgcccacacttgcgatctgaaactcggcacacactaagctcaatgtctcataaaccaaacctcctatcatgggatcaggacgttgccgcatcacctcgtgagtttcacgaaaccgataacaaccgcacaaactctgccgctttattagccacttggcagtacttttcttttcgtcatatctggttttcgaaacttttatcccacgaaaaaatatcgcaaattattctttcctatttttcaaatgctttgtcattcgagcacggcgaaacaactttccagatctccggaaaattgtcatcttttgcaagaataacgaacaagaaaattgcccgccattttgaaaaaacatagatgtatgacgtgacgtcacactggtcgtgatgagtcgaccaatgtttaccctagagacgccccctccctcctgaaTATGACTCATACCAGTTATGAAAAGATCAAAACGCTTTGCGGTGGTGCGTTGTGTTTTTAAGGAAGCAGATGCTGCGATTGGATCAAACACACACTATACTGATATTTGAATACGACCTCAATAGATGTAAAATTTTCTGTTTAAGAGAGAGCACGGAAGCAAAAGACATGAGTCCTgttcaaatcaaaacaaagcaaacgcGTACAAGAAAGTGAAACAGGCAATGCTGGGTCGTTAAGCACTCCAGTGACGTATTTTTGAATTATCAAAAAATGAATCAAAAGGATAATTCGTTTCACTGCTATTATTATCacaattattcatttattattattattcctttccTTTAATGAACTTCCCCATAAAATGAAGAGGAACAAGCGATGATCCCATCTTTTACGTGGCTGGATGAACTTACCAGATCCTTTGGTCCTCAGATTTACATAAGTAACGCTTCGTTCGCTATTATCGGCCTGTGTTTTTGCAGCAGCAATCTTGCTGACTCTATTCTTCGCTGTTATTTTACATGTGTAGTTTACAAAGGAAGCCAGATTTGCTGCGGTGAAGATAGTCGTTTGGAGCCCTTCTCCCGTCAATTGACCGTTGATGTCGCTGTTGCAGGTTTTGTTTTCGCAGCCACTAAAATATTCGCAGGACGGGCGACAATTCACATCATACGACACATTGGCTGGAGTTCCAGTGATCTCAGGAACCAACCAAGTTAAGGTAGCTGAGCTTTCATTGACGAAACCGACGGACGCATTTCGCGGCTTTGATGGTGTCTCTAAAGAAGTAAAGCATAAATGAACTCAGTTGGCCTAAATCCTCATAACTGAACATAACTGATGTCTTTTTTTATTCAATGCCATGTCAACAAGTACATCTCTAGGAGGTTTTAAAAGCCAAAAGGCAAGGCAGGCTAATAAACGAGAAGGACTTACCAGTGCAGTTAAGACCTCTCCCTTCGTTGTATGTTCCTTTAGGACAcgctaaaaaaaaagacaagttCAGTTGAAAATAAGAATCAACAATACTATAAACGATTTCTGATACTGATTAGGACACGCACATTGAGCACTCTTTCATTAAGACGCGCTcatctttcttcttcttattattattattattacatgcaAACTAAAGTTTCAATAAGTacataaactaaaaaaataaaggGTCCACGTATCGCCTTTGCAAACTCCGGGGGGAAGGTGAGAGGGTTTGCTAAAAACGAAAGAGGTGTTATCAGAAAGACACGATGCGATTCTAGCTTCTTGTATCTAGTATCTTGATGGTAATACGATCCACATTTGGTATTCCTTAAGAGCATGCACCTAGAATTTGTGCCAACATTCTCAGGAAGGTGAGATTTCTTTAGTCGAAAGAGACGAGCCCAAGATTTTAATTGCTAAATTATTTTAATCAGTCAACCCTAACTTTCTTTTTGGATAATAGCGAACAGCAAAATTAGCACAAAACTAGTTTCGCGAGCCTCTACCTTTTCAGTGGCCTACCTCGCCAGCAAATAACTCTTAAATGATTGTGACTGTAGAATGTAATAAACGGGAACTGGAATGACATTCATGATCCATGCATGCAGTTTTAAAAATGGTTATTCTGACCGGAGTAGGTCACAAGTAAGACAATCGATTTAATTAAGCTACGAAAAATACTGTACAGAACGATGCTATAAGTGTTTCGAACTACAGTTTCCGGTGCAACACCAGCCGCTCACCAATAACAAACAATTGAGATAACTGCGGATAGCACCATTGAGATATAAATGACGACCAACACATTGAGAATTGTACCCTCATTGTTAATAAACAAATGTAAATGCTtcatttatagtggaagtgcgcTTAACTAACAtgcaagctagttcacaggcactccactttcaataatctgaaagaaaccatttaaacttaacagaaaaatgattaaGAAGCCTAACTGACAGGAGGCAACCAGTTGGTTATTTACAAAGCGTGGTAGAGTTGAATCCGGGGCAACCGGAAACGAATCCTGACCAGAGGTTATAAGAGGACTTGAACCCGGGGCAGACAGTATACAATAAACAACAATATTTCCAGGCTTCAAGGAAAACTTTTGCGAATTTTGTCTTTCATACCTGTGCATGCTCCTCTTTTATTTTCCATGTTTTCCTTGCAAACACACCTACTTTCAAGGCGACTGGTATTCCACTCTCCATCGCTATCACAAAGAACAGTCAAATTGCCAGGCACAATTTGCACAGATTTTTCGCTACAAATTCCTTGCACAGGAGTTGACTCTTCCTGGGAAAATGTTGAAGGCACGTCCACTAAGCTGTCTTTGAgttgttttttaaaacaaaacttatAAGAGACTTTGACGGAAAACAAATTTCCACATCCGCCTTGATCTCGAATTCCCAGCACAATAAATTTGTTCGTCACATGAAGGGGTACTGTTAAATTTGTCTCCTGGTCAGACTGACGAGTTATATTAGCGAATCGTCGATATAACTGAAAGTCGTTGATAGGGTGAGGAATTTGTTTCGAACTGACACTTGTATTTGATTCCCAGACATACGCATAAAAAGATTCCTTACAAAATGAGGGTGGTTGACCGCACTGCCGCAAAAAGTATCTAAAGGTGACATCTAATCTTTGAATGTCTCCCACCTCAATGACATTGCTTCGTAACCAGTTATTTGGCTCTTGGGGGACATTCGGATTGCAAACATCATATCTGTTCTGAATGTTTTTTCCAGCTGGGTGATACCACTGTGAAGAGAGGTTAGAAATGAGCGAAAACGCAAACAAAGAAGCAAAGACAATAACACAGTGAGCGCAAATAATATAAATACGGTTTCCTAAAAGCTTCACACTGGGATGACAGAGTCTGGAATACTCACaatcttaagaaaaaaaaattgagcatcTTTCATTATATCCCACCAACAAAATTTCGCGTGATTTCAGTGGCTATACTTTACGTCACCTGATGCAAAAATCGCTGGTCAGTAATCACACAGTAACTCTCGTTTCCGTCGATCTTTATGCTGTTTCCAAAAAAGTAATTTTGGTCCAATCACAGTGaaaaaaataggtccctgaggggacatgtgcttacgggtaacgcATGCTACACCATCAACTTTGTctatgtgattgttgacatgcttttgtaatgggcgatgacaatgaatgcttgtcatgctcttgaacctactcgtatgaaaacaagatggcaggttttgt is a genomic window of Acropora muricata isolate sample 2 chromosome 8, ASM3666990v1, whole genome shotgun sequence containing:
- the LOC136925203 gene encoding uncharacterized protein, with protein sequence MAERCQYQRTLRDLIFPSRLTYVHQSFKMADGRMATWVHDDKLKEAMSRYVQQSLQRSEMLDFLTRDFPQYPWSIRSLDRRLRHFEIYYNSNSVGIDDVTQAVENELKGSGQLLGYRAMHKKIRQEYGLNVTRDKVYDVMYELDAEGLEARGGVGAKKKRRKGNFTTRGANWVHSLDGHDKLMGYQNSTFPLAIYGCMDTASRKLLWLKVWVTNSDPQLIGRWYLEHLLQTKVISAIIRVDKGTETGTMATIHSFLRRHHGDMDPHDTVVYGPSTSNQIERWWKELHERMEKYFKDQLSWLKDQGHYNPHSHTDRLLLAFVMVPLVQKELDVFRETVWNTHRIRAQKHTNLPVGIPNHIHNFPDQYGLEQCGFPVTEEQLEEAAFESGVLHMSDDFLPPEVRAECERIIPDFENIRPNECNDAYLYLKSKFSISV